Within Vicia villosa cultivar HV-30 ecotype Madison, WI linkage group LG1, Vvil1.0, whole genome shotgun sequence, the genomic segment GTTATATTTTTACTTTCTAGGAGATTAAATATTTCTAATTTCAAATTAGCTTTGAATTGCAAACATGTTCGTCGAATAGTAATCATGAAACAATTAGTTGCAACTTTCAACTACCgttatttgtattttttgttgttgcagTAAAAAATTCTCATAGAGCTGCACAATTATCTTTGACACATCATTTGTACATGAAACATCATTTGTAAAAAAATTCTCATAGAACATCATTTGTATTTTTAGTTAAAGTGTTATAATTATGGCACATTATCTTTGACACATTCATCTTATGTTGTACAGGAAACATACGTGAGTAATGTTACACAAGCCACACAAAGTGGTGATGATGTGCATGGATCAACAAGAATACAAATGTGGAAAGAAGTTGTCGGAGGTAAAACAAGGGGGCAGTGTTATGAGGCTGCACAATTGGCGCGCAACGTAAGATATGGAGTGAGCTTCTTGACACAGGTGTCAATTACAAACCCCAATAGAGAGGCAGATAACCAAGCCATTGAGGCTGCCAGAGCTGAAACTGCTGCAGCACGTGAGAAGCTGCACGAGTTAATGCGCGAACAGGTGAATTGGCAAAACAATTTGAAGATCTTAGGAAAATGTTTGATATGTTTCAGTCTCGTCAGGCGGGTCGACCTTCTACTTCAAGTGAACATTCTCATTATGATTATTCGATACTTTTACTACTCCTTTGACTTGCATTTCTTTCATAGTTTATACTGGTTTGAATACTTTTTTTAGTAAGCATACTGATTTGAGTGTAATTATGACTGCATATTTGGTATTATGACTGCATATTTGGTATTATTTATGGGGGTTATTAGCAAGTGGGGATTCATGAATAGTTTCTGTTTGATTTTAGTAAGCATATTGTTATGAGTGTAATAATGTTTTCTGTTTGCTGTTTTCACATTGTACCCATAGAAAGTGACTAGGATTTACATAGAGATTTAAATTTCCTTTCCATTTATACCTTTTATGAGGAATTACCTCAGAAAAAGAAAGGCTGAAAAAAATGGTGAAGAGAAACAACACACTAACTCTGGAACAAGTTTTTGAAGGCTTTAAAAGTCTTAAATTCAGTAACACAAAATGTATAAATTTTACATGTAAACATTGTCACTTAGTTAGAGTAATCTGATAAATGTATAAATTATacattgttttattttaatgttgCAGGAGGAAGAGGATGATGAGGAAGATGTTGCTGCTGATGGTCATTATCAGGATCAATAGAGTTGATTTATGTCTAGATTGTGTTATGATTTTCTTATGTCTAGTTTGACTTATAAGTATACTTATTTTGGTACACCTTGGCATGTATAAGTAAACTCGTATGAGTATAAGATTGTGTTATAAGTAATGTTGAATAGGCTGTTATATTTTGGTACACCTTTGCTTatatttatgaacatatatttatCAACAGGATGTATTgttctttatgtttttgttaaCGTGTTTATGCTAGAGATTAAAGTGTGTCGTCATTTAGTGCACATTGAATGGCTGAATTGTATGTTGAAACAAGTGAAATTAGTTTGTAAACTGTTGTCATATTGATAGAATTGGTTTacaggaaaaattgatttgacttcTTTTTATGTTGATATGGATTTTAGATTAcaatttattacttttatttcaaaacgattaaattatattattgtatcctattttataatttataggtGCAATCAAAATTAGTTTgacatattttataatattcagGTGTAACCAAAATTGATTAgacaaaaaaaacatatttttgcaAAAATTGGatggaaaaaaaaataaaagcgtCGGCTTCAGCCGACGCTACTATTAAAACGTAGAACCTCAAATTGGCAATTATCCTATCATAAAGA encodes:
- the LOC131613759 gene encoding uncharacterized protein LOC131613759 isoform X1: MEGLFHQRCAARLRDILQKAKDQAHKPPWMGVDTWAFLLAKWETKEFKDVSKQNKINRSSSRGGAVHTSGRIAHHDVALELAKKLKRPAHPDELFIATHKKKNVEWVDERAAKTHETYVSNVTQATQSGDDVHGSTRIQMWKEVVGGKTRGQCYEAAQLARNVRYGVSFLTQVSITNPNREADNQAIEAARAETAAAREKLHELMREQVNWQNNLKILGKCLICFSLVRRVDLLLQVNILIMIIRYFYYSFDLHFFHSLYWFEYFF